CGAGGAAGATACAAAGAGATTAATGGAAATGAATGAAAAAAGGGGATGGCCGGGGATGCTTGGTAgtcttgattgcatgcattggcggtggaaaaattgcccaaaggcatggcatggaatGTATTGCGGTAAAAGCCGTGATGCTACCATTGTGCTTGAGGCCGTAGCATCGGAGGAcacatggatttggcatgcattctttgggttgccgggaacactcaatgatatcaatgtcctCAATAGATCTCCATTGTTCAAAAGATTAATTTCTGGGGATGCTCCAGCTTGCAACTACAAAATCATGAACAATGAGTATTCAATGGGATACTATCTCACCGATGGCATTTATCCCGAATGGGCAACTCTTGTGAAGTCCATCAAGGAGAAAAATTTGGTGCACTTAACAAGAAAAGAGGCTCATTTCACCAAGGCACAAGAGGCAGCCCGCAAAGATATTGAGAGAGCTTTTGGTGTTTTACAAGCAAGGTTTGCCATAGTTCGGGGTCCAGCTCGGTTTTGGGACAAGAAAACcttggtgaacatcatgaaatgttGTGTGATTCTACACAACATGATCCTAGAGGATGAGAGAGGGTTAAACCTCCCTTGTTTCTATGACAATGTTGGTACGCGTGTGCAACCGGAAAGAAACCCTTCTCGCATACACGCCTTTCTTGAAGCACATCGTGAGATTGAGGATGCAAGCACTCATGGTCGTCTCCGAGATGATCTAGTTGAGCACCACTGGCAGTTGGATGGACGGCGTACTGGCCCATGATGTATCTTTGTTTTACTTTTCTATGTCCTATTTGATTCGAACAATTGTTGTAATAATttgaatgattattgttttattcggtgctgtaataataactagaatgattattgttttatgtcaaatgtgATTGAATTTgtgatatgtcatatgatgaaatgTGATGAAATGTGTGATATATGAAATGACAGTTTTAAGGGTTGGGGTTGGgtcaaagactagaaccctcaaacccaacccttagaACGGAATATTCCGATATAAGGGTTTGGTTTGAAGGTTCTAGTCTTTGCCTCTGTTTTTCAACCCGTAAAAGTGTCAAAACTGGGCAattctcaacccttaaaactgaTTTTACATttaagggtttgagggttctactagagatgctcttattACCCTAGGGACACAGGGACCCCAATTTTTAACAAAATTATATATTGGTCCGctagcagcaccaccaccagcacgcCACAATGCTGAAAGTGTTATACTTTTGTTAAAAACAAGGATttaaacatttaaaaaaatattttttcatAAAATGTTTTACGGATGTATCATATATTTATGCTAGGCATATTTTAGTCACAACTCAGAAACTAACAAAAACAAATGAAGGTTATAAAATACATTATGAGCCAAATGCAACATATGATTTTGGTTATAAAACACAGGATATGTCAAAGTTTATTTAGGAAATGGGACACCGCAATCAACACAAGCAACCCaatatataatttttattactatTCAAGAAAAGAGATCTAGAGAGAAAGATGAGATATACAAGTAGTAgcatctgtgtgtgtgtgtgttggaggggggggggggggggggttattaatCTTTATATATACTACTTCCTCTGTTAATAAATACAAGACGTTTTAGAGACTTGTATGGTCAATCTAAAACGTCCTATATTGGTGACCAGAGGGAGTATTAGCAAATTCAAAGACTTGTATGGTCTTTGCTTAGTTTCCTGGTGCTGAATCATTTGTACTTTTCCATGGAATATCTTCTCCCTGATTTACGTGTTTTGTTTATACAGGGACTTGTGGCAATCTGTACTACATCACTTTGAATATATCTGATATGAGTGATCTGCGTTCACTGCACTAGAGAATCAGCATCCACTGGAGTGAGCAACGGCTGACCGGAGAAGAAGGCTTCAAGGTTGCCCACGGTGTGTGCGCGCAGGTCCGACCTGGACTCCTCCGTAAACACCGCCACGTGATGTGACAGGACCACATTGTCCATGGAGAACAGCTCTGCTGGCACCTTGGGCTCGTGCTCGAAGACGTCAAAGCCCGCGCCTGCAATCTTTCCCTCCCTGAGTGCAATGACCAGTTCCGCCTCGTCGATGTTTGCTCCTCGGCCGATGTTGATGACCACACCGCCCTTTCCTAGGGCCTCCAGCACATCCTTGTTCACGATGTGCCGCGTCGCCTTGTTTAGTGCACATGCGACAATGAGCACGTCGGATTCAGCAGCAAGATCGTGAACATTTCCGAAGTACTTGTAAGATATTGAATCCTTTGGTTTCCTCGAGTTGTAGTGGATGATGCAGCCGAAAGCTTCAAGCCTCTTTGCAATCCGTGAGCCGATGTTCCCCAAGCCGATGATGCCAACACGCTTGCCACCAAGCTGATATCATCAAAATAACACAAAAAATATTGTTTTAGTTTTTATTAGTGCCAAAAAAGGAATAAGAAAAGGGAAAAACATGCCTTCGAGCCATAGACATACATGGTGCCAATTACTGAATGAGGAGAGTACAAAGAAGTGCACGGATAGTGGACGCAATCACTAAAACATAAGTCAATATGGAGCTGGCggaagcagtagcagtagcagtgttGCACACTAGTAGGACTTAGGCTAcaaaaaaaataaggaaatgaGATCAACCGAGCAGAGAACATACAGAAGAATGCAACCTTCAATTCATAACAGGATGAATATGCTGGCTAATTCAGTGCCTGGATATATGACAAGGAGTTTGTGTAATTCGTACTCCAATGTCTAATCGATATATACTCATATGACGCTTGTAGCATTATATTGCTAATTAAGACTAGAGAGGCATTCCCTCTTTCTCTCTCGCATTACATTGTAATCGCCCTTGATTTCCACCCTGAGTTTCctaatgtgtactccctctgtaaagaaatataagagcgtttagatcactactttagtgttctaaatgttcttatatttatttacggagggagtagagtCATAGAAGCGGTTAAGCAGCAAGGGTGCTGCTGCCGACGCCTTCTGAAATATTCAGTTCAGACTCTGCAGCGGTTTGGACCGATGATGATGATGTGTTACAGACCTATGCAATGGATTTGGGTTGATTTCGTATTGGAAATATTAGGATGTCAACAGGATAGCTAACTGTTGGGTTTGTGATGTTGATATTAACCTTCAGAAAGTGACAAAATGGAAGTGGATCTGAGATGAGTAACAACAAATGCCCATTGTCAACCCCTAGTTCAGTTTGTGGACGGTCTGCTCAGCCACAATATAATGCTTGTTTTAATTTGCTCACCCAGATGTAAACTCCACAAGGTTAAAGCTTTGTTCATCCTTCTCCTTCAGCAACTGGCAAAGGAGGTTAATTTGCCACATTTGAGAATCTGAATTCAATCCAAATCATTGACACTATATTATCTCTGAATTCCTCTCAGACAGGTTAATTTCTACCAAGATAGTTTTGCCTAAGAACATTTGGAGGAATCAGAAACAAAATAGTGTCAAGGTATGCCTAAGCTCAACAGGCCAAGAAGTCAAGAACTGGACCTTGGATCCGAGGGGATAGTCGCCCTGCGCCGGCCAGGACCCGCGCCGGACGTACCGCTCCGCCGCCGACACGCGCCGGAGCACGTCGAGCAGCAAGCCGACGGCGTAGTCGGCGACGTCGGTGGAGTAGACCTCCCCGGAGTTGGCGACGGCGACGCCGCGGCGCGCGCACTCGTCGAGGTCGATGTGGTCGACGCCGGCCCCCGTGCTGACGACGCAGCGGAGGGACGGGACGGCGTCGAGGAACGAGGCGTCCACGCGCACGGAGCCGCCGCCCACGACGACCGCGGCGCGCGGGGGCTCcggcgcggccgcggccgcggcgaggAACGCCGGGAGGGGCTGGCCGGAGGCGAAGAAGTCGAGGACGCGGAACCGCTCGCGCAGCGCGGCGGTGAAGTCGGCGTCTGACCGGCGGAGGTGGAGGACGGCCGGGAGGACCAGCAGGCTGCCGCCGGCCGACGCCATAGCTGAGAGTTGGAAGCTTCCTCTTCGGTCTGTTCCGCAGGTAacaaaaaaagaaacgaaaatgtTATCTGCAGAACGTCAGTTTTCTTTTGACATTCCCAACGAACTAACCTATGGCCGATGGATCAAAAACACGAATCTTGGCGCACGTTCACCCGCCACATCGGCAGCACGCACGCCTTCGCGGAGGGGAGGTGCTGGTTGAACGAACCGCAACGCAGCCTACTTCCTCCACCCACTGGCCGACGCTCCCTCCTCGTCTGTCGTCTCCATTTCCCATCACACGTCCTCACTACATCTCACCACTGCACATTCCTCTTTGGGTGATTGCGCCGGAGCCTTGCACGCGCGGCTCATCCGCCGTCACGGGGGCACCCTTTGTTGTCTGGCGGATCTAGGAGGCGCACCGCTCATTCCCACCACGAACCCTTGGCATCTACCCGTCACTCCAATAGGAGGAGGCCCAGGCGATGAGTGGAACGGTTGCTGCAGAGATGTGGGGGGCTGTGGTTGCGATTGAAATCAATCATGTGTTGTCTCCATCACTTTTCCGTGATCCTAGCAATTACAAGTGTGTTAGGCTTGAAATCCCACCACAATTCTACACCAACAACCCTGTGCGTCAAGCCACAGTCCATAGATTGCATCACATCATCAAAGACAATGGACTGAAGTGAAAGCCGCCAAAATCCACAGTGGAGTCTcccagtgtcaggaccccgatcctaagtcacatcgatccagcatgtaacacatcatatcactttgcggcctcacgcacggtactcccacgggtgccaccttacctggcccgggaccgtttgcgccttttggctcacgtatatgatagtgtcgctagcatccatatgacagagaacccgggccgacatggctagtcgtgaacccaaagcggcgctaacccatgaggacaggcatacatgaatcacatcgagcatgtcggtcatcaacgtatttatccgggctgtagcgctgggctaacaggactccggtaacccgggctgtagcaggctaggcaggactccggataacagcgcgtgacatttcccccaagggacagacacaggaacgacgtgaaacacatgccggctagtcaagtgttccgagcagtagtgctgggctagcaggactccggtgaaccgggctgtagcggactactatcgctcaaaAGCACTAGActtacatttccccatatgaaaggctgccaaggataaacaactagatagtcggatcccacacataccaagcatttcaatcatacacacaatatgctcgatatgtgtaaatacaacatggcatcacaacaagactctacgactcaagtatttattcattaggctcggaagagccagatattacaagcatggtctcatgacccaacattcagagcatacaagtcaaagcacatgcggaagcttaacatgtctgagtacagacatctacaaatgaaaaaggctgagaagcctgactatctaccagatcctgccatgggcacaagatcgtagctgaggttgttggggaacgtagtaatttcaaaaaatttcctacgcacacgcaagatcatggtgatgcatagcaacgagggggagagtgttgtctacatacccttgtagacctgaagcggaagcgatcacaacgtagaggaagtagtcatacgttctcctcgcgatccaaccgatcccggcgccgttactccggcgcccccgagttcttggcacacgtacagctcggtgacgctcctcgggctccgatccagcaaagctccgaggagagagttccgtcagcacgacggcgtggtgacgatcttgatgttctactatcgcagggcttcgcctaagcaccgcaacgatatgaccgaggtggaatatggtggaaggaggcaccgcacacggctaaggagagatctcaaggatcaacttgtgtgtcatggggtgcccccttgcccccgtatataaaggagcaagggggagggggcggtcggccttgtttgggcgcgccaaggggagtcctactcccaccgggagtaggattccacctttcctagtccaactaggtcaaggggggaaagaggggaaggaagggagagggggctgcgcccccaaaccccttgtccaattcggactgggcttggaaggggcgcgcgccacctcctgactccttcccactaaggcccaatacttttccccgtattcccgtaactccctggtacctccgaaaatacccgaaccactcagaacctttccgatgtccgaatatagtcgtccaatataccgatctttacatctcgaccatttcgagactcctcgtcatgtccccgatctcatccgggactccgaactccttcggtacatcaaaatacacaaactcataatataaccgtcatcgaaaccttaagcgtgcggaccctatggttcgagaacaatgtagacatgaccgagacacgtctccggtcaataac
The window above is part of the Triticum aestivum cultivar Chinese Spring chromosome 2A, IWGSC CS RefSeq v2.1, whole genome shotgun sequence genome. Proteins encoded here:
- the LOC123187053 gene encoding glyoxylate/hydroxypyruvate reductase HPR3, producing the protein MASAGGSLLVLPAVLHLRRSDADFTAALRERFRVLDFFASGQPLPAFLAAAAAAPEPPRAAVVVGGGSVRVDASFLDAVPSLRCVVSTGAGVDHIDLDECARRGVAVANSGEVYSTDVADYAVGLLLDVLRRVSAAERYVRRGSWPAQGDYPLGSKLGGKRVGIIGLGNIGSRIAKRLEAFGCIIHYNSRKPKDSISYKYFGNVHDLAAESDVLIVACALNKATRHIVNKDVLEALGKGGVVINIGRGANIDEAELVIALREGKIAGAGFDVFEHEPKVPAELFSMDNVVLSHHVAVFTEESRSDLRAHTVGNLEAFFSGQPLLTPVDADSLVQ